The region GCGACGCAGCCCGGCTCCGTGGCTGCCCCTCGTCACGTCCTGACGCTCACCGAGGAGGGGAGAAGCGAGTTGCGCCGCCGGCTCGCGGACCCCGTGCAGCGCGACATCACCGACGAGAACCGCTGGTTCACGGTGCTCGCCTTCCTCAGGCACCTGGCCGACCCCGCGGCGCAGGCCGCGGTACTGCGCCGCAGGCTCGCCTTCCTGGAGGAGCCCGCGAGCTTCTTCTACGAAGGCGACCGGCCGTTGCGCGCCGAAGAGCTCGACGACCCCTTCCGGCAGGGCATTCTCACCATCGCCCGGGCCACGAGCCGGGCCGAACTCACCTGGCTGCGGGCCACGATCGACTCACTCGAAGGGAACGTTCGCGACGCTTCACCGGACCGTCCCTCTTCTGCCGCCGGGCCTTCAACTCTACGTTGAGGAGAATTAACACAGCCCTATCACCTGCGTAAACATGCAGGATGCCCCCTCCATGGCTACTGAAGTTGAATATGTGATGTCGGTCAGCCATGTGTGATCAGGGGGCGTCTTGGTTCCAGCTGCGACTCGGTCCATGACTGCGCCGTCTACGTCGAGCCCAACGTCTGGGTCCGCACTACCTCTGACGGGTCAGCATCCTCGGTCGTAGATCGCCCGCAGCCACGGCTCCCTGACGGCGGGCATCCGCGCGAGCGTGTACCGGAACGCCTCCCTGGACGGCTGGAACGGGTACCACGGGTGCGGCGGCAGCGGGTCGTCCCGCTCCACGCCTGCCGGCAGCCCGCCGACCATCGGCAGCCGAGTCCGGTGTAGCGGGAACGCGAGTTCGGCCCAGAGCGCGGCATCCATAGGTACCGGCACTGCCCCGGCACGCGGCTGCCACGTGCCTCCGGTCTGCGGATGGACCGGCACCAGCACCAGGTCAGCGGCCGGGTCGCCGAACCCCGGCCCCGCCAGGTCCAGCCGCTTCGCGGCTTCCCCGGCGGGCAGCAGCGCGCCGAGTGCCCGGCCGAGGAGCTCCGCGACCGGCCCGGGCGCCACCTCGACCGGCGCGCCCCCGGCGGCCACCACCACCTGGGCGAGGGTCACGCCCGCCGGGATGTCCCGGTACTCGCTCAGCCGTTGCCACAGCGCGCCGGTGGCCAGCAGCTCCGCCCAATCCATGACTGGCCGCTCCGGCGGGCAGGGCAGCCGGACCACCGCCTGCGGGACGAGCCGGACGACCTGCCAGCACCCGCAGTCGTCCATCCTCGTTCCAATCGGCAGATCGCAGCCCAGGCAGGCGAGGTTCGGCCCCTCTCTCCCGTCGATTCCCATGCAGTAGCCCCCGGTCCGCTCGATGATCAGCCCAGTGCCACGCATGTCGCCGGGCGCGAGGAGGACGGTGTCCGACGGTCCGTCGGACAGCGCACCGAACGGCGCGAAGCGCCCCCGCTCCGCCGCCTC is a window of Streptomyces sp. NBC_00271 DNA encoding:
- a CDS encoding PadR family transcriptional regulator, translating into MLELAILGFLYDAPLHGYELRKRITALTGHVKPVAESTLYPAIKRLEKAGSLARATQPGSVAAPRHVLTLTEEGRSELRRRLADPVQRDITDENRWFTVLAFLRHLADPAAQAAVLRRRLAFLEEPASFFYEGDRPLRAEELDDPFRQGILTIARATSRAELTWLRATIDSLEGNVRDASPDRPSSAAGPSTLR